The Huiozyma naganishii CBS 8797 chromosome 6, complete genome genome includes a window with the following:
- the PZF1 gene encoding Pzf1p (similar to Saccharomyces cerevisiae PZF1 (YPR186C); ancestral locus Anc_7.543), producing MDRCADIPLNLPADWSDVIQGGKSSSGSTAASSVRSKNYFCDYDSCGKAFTRPSLLTEHQQTVHQGIKRFQCPQCERQFARQAHLDRHLLSHAADAQKPHHCSVCGKGVVTLQQLKRHEVTHTKSFKCTYDGCTESFYKHPQLRSHILSVHERKLTCELCHKEFQRPYRLKNHMIKHHGEQVYHCTFSGCLQNFKNWTNLQAHIKRDHPKLKCPRCDKYLVGQTGLQNHMKVHDDALVMKNWKCHLCDTSCNRKLELVQHYGEFHASSALPEELLQPIMLPPLVPLPSQPDITIRRRHKSSENKQLESEANLQNFLDKNDSGLLLLNTIGKKYRCPHYKCYRTFKTKEKFYVHLEKHKLHQEKLEQLEQQKQQDP from the coding sequence ATGGATCGATGTGCTGATATACCCTTGAATCTCCCTGCAGACTGGTCTGATGTCATCCAGGGCGGGAAGAGTTCCAGTGGTTCCACGGCTGCGAGCAGTGTGCGTTCCAAGAACTACTTTTGCGACTACGATTCGTGCGGGAAGGCTTTCACGAGACCCTCTTTGCTCACGGAACACCAGCAGACAGTTCATCAAGGGATTAAACGGTTCCAGTGTCCGCAGTGTGAGAGACAGTTTGCAAGGCAAGCGCACTTGGACCGCCACTTACTCTCGCATGCAGCGGACGCACAGAAACCGCACCATTGCTCCGTCTGCGGTAAAGGTGTCGTGACGTTGCAACAGCTTAAGAGGCACGAAGTGACGCACACTAAATCTTTCAAATGCACATACGATGGGTGCACGGAATCCTTCTATAAACACCCGCAGCTGCGGTCGCATATTCTGTCTGTGCACGAGAGGAAACTCACCTGCGAGTTGTGTCACAAGGAGTTTCAGAGGCCGTACCGACTCAAAAACCACATGATAAAGCACCACGGGGAGCAAGTGTATCATTGCACTTTCTCCGGGTGTCtgcaaaatttcaagaactgGACTAATCTGCAAGCTCACATTAAAAGGGACCATCCGAAGTTGAAGTGTCCGCGGTGCGATAAGTACTTGGTGGGACAAACTGGGCTTCAAAACCACATGAAGGTTCATGACGACGCGCTCGTAatgaaaaactggaaatGCCACCTGTGCGACACTTCTTGCAACAGGAAATTGGAGCTCGTCCAGCATTATGGAGAGTTTCACGCCTCATCTGCTCTACCGGAAGAATTGTTGCAACCTATCATGTTACCACCGTTGGTTCCACTGCCATCGCAACCAGATATAACCATTAGACGGAGACATAAAAGTTCAGAGAACAAACAATTGGAGAGTGAAGCTAATTTGCAGAACTTTCTCGATAAAAACGACTCagggttgctgttgttgaacacgatTGGCAAGAAATACAGATGCCCGCACTATAAGTGCTACAGAACGTTCAAAACGAAGGAAAAATTCTACGTTCATTTGGAGAAGCACAAATTGCA